In one Nicotiana tomentosiformis chromosome 6, ASM39032v3, whole genome shotgun sequence genomic region, the following are encoded:
- the LOC138894004 gene encoding uncharacterized protein produces the protein MGSLAFIPLGDRPLAVDVQVLANQFVRLDISEPSWVLACVVSQSSLYDHIRERQYDDPHLLVLKDTVQNGDARAVTIRDDGVLRMHGRICVPNVDGLRELILEKAQSSRYSIHPGATKMYQDLRQHYW, from the coding sequence atgggtagccttgcgttcATTCCTCTCGGTGacagacctcttgcagttgatgttcaagtgttggccaaccagttcgtgagattagatatctCGGAgcccagttgggttctagcttgtgtggtttctcagtcttctttatatgaccacattagagagcgtcagtatgatgaccctcatttgcttgtccttaaggacacggttcagaacggtgatgccagagctgttactattagggatgatggagTATTAAGGATGCacggtcggatttgtgtgcctaatgtagatggtctacgtgagttgattcttgagaaggcccaaaGCTCACGATATTCCATccatccaggtgccacgaagatgtatcaggacttgaggcagcattattggtag